The Carassius gibelio isolate Cgi1373 ecotype wild population from Czech Republic chromosome B5, carGib1.2-hapl.c, whole genome shotgun sequence genome segment tgtcccttaaaGTGAAACTTTGTAAGCAAGGTTctactacaaaaataaaactgtgaaAACAACAGCAGTGATGATGCTACATAACATCAACAGAATGAGAACAGCTCATACTCACATCAGCCCCCAGAGACGGCTGCAGGTCAGATTCTGCTGTAGGACTCAGGTCCTGCCTCATTACCCAGATGGGTTCTTTGGGCTCGTCTGGCGTGTAGGGCGAACGGACCGTCCTTGTCTTCACCTCCTCAATTGCCTCTTTGATGTCCTTAATAGCTAGTGAGATTGCATCTCTCTTCTCACGACTGCTCTTTATAATTGGAGTTGGCTCTTCTGAGGGACTTCTAGGGGGCTGTTCGTCGCCCATTGGCTCATTGGGTTTGATTTCATCCATCTGACCATGGGACTCTGACTCAGGCCACTCTTCTTTTTCGTTCCCGTCCTTGTCTAGGCCCATGGCGACACGTTCCAGGCTCTGTGAGCTCAGACTCTCCTTCACCTCTGCCACGATCTGGTCAATGTCCTCATCCTGTTCGCAGCTGTCAGCACGGGGGTATGGGGCAAACTCTGCTTCCTTTTCAGGACTGTCCGACTCTCCGTCGGATCGCTCATCgtagtggtggagcctggacccAACAGCCTCCTGTTGCTGGTAGAGGTCACGATCGAAGAGCCTGAACTCTGCCCTGCATTGTTGCGGAGTCTGTCCCTCAGCTTTGGTTGAGGGTGCGTCCGTGATTTCCTCATAAACGTGCTCCTGAAGGGTGTATTCAGCATAGGGCTCAGAGTACGCCTCATCTTCTGTTGCTCCACCTTCACGGCTCTCTTCTGCTCCGGTGGGACTGCGGTATATAGGTTGAGTGTAAACATAATTAGAGTAGTTGGGGTTTAGCGTCTCTGCATCATGGGGCCTCTCAGCATTGGGCAGGGGCTCTCGAGGTAGCGGCGGAGGCTGAGGTGGGTATTGGGGTTGGAGGTAAGCTGGACCACCATGCTGTTGCTCTGACTCTGCGCTCTCTGTGTACTCCTCTGATTCCGGGCGAAGCGGGATACCGTATGTGCTTTCATCTTCAGGCTCTGCTTCCGTGACCATGACTGCATCCCCCTCAGCCCGGTCtgtgtggttgtggaagccacTCTCGGTGCTGGCAGATCGGGCCAAAGCACTGCCGCCGTCGCCCTCATCTTCCTCAGCTTCCTCCGGCTCTCTACTGGGCGGCATGGCTTGTGTAGGTGAGCCAAGAGGCTGTTGATGTTCCAGTTTGTGCTGTTCGGCTCTCTCTGCATCTCTCTGCTGCCTCTCCCGCTGTCGCTGTCTCTGTTGCTGAGCCCGGATTCGGGCCTCGTTGTCTCCCTGTCTGCGGTAGCGTGTCACTGCAGGTCTCGGTATGGGCTGCTGAACGGGTTGCTGCTGAGTGTCCCCTTCTTCTGCAGTTCTCCTTGCAGCACGCGTGCGGTTCGTCCCTCCGTTAGATCCCTCATACCTGCGATAGCGTGGGGCCCCCTGCTGGTGGGACTGGTAGTGATTATTCTCTGTACCATGGTAGCTGTGGTGGTTGCGGGGTCGACCGGAGCGGGAGCTGCCATCTCCATTGTCATGGTGTCTACGGTGGGATGAAGGGGGCTGTTGGCCCTCGGGGCCCCGGCGCTCCAAGTCTGCCTCAGCCGCCTCTCTCAACTCCTGGCCATGCAGCGCCTCCTGGTGGCTCATGATTGGAATAGGGGAAAGTCTACAAACAGAGCATTACTTCTCCCAGTGGGACTTCGCTCAAGCACCAcctgtagaaaaaacaaacaaacagatatatatacatttaaacagtAACAACTTGGTGAGCAAGATCATTGAAGCAGTCCATTAAAGGTGCACTCAGGTATTACACAGTTTTACGTACAGTAAATTAGTATTACATAGTTTTTTCTCTCAGGTATTAAATACAAAGAAATGAATAGTActcttgtaaaatgtttttatttaaaatatatatcttttttttgcaAAACCTGTTTAATTTTTCACACAGGTTTTacaaaaaagattaaaatgaGATTAATATGGAAATTatgacaaaatcataaaaaaggtACTTCTTACGGTACTTGTTAAActatttaaaacagcattttactTGATCTTGATATAATGTGCTTTCTGTCTGTATAAAGGTGTACAGAATTTATGAGATACCACAAGAAATgaaatactataatatactaatatacatcACAAAATGTCATTAAGCAATATAATATGCTTGGGGCACTAGTCTGGGCTTCATTAGATTCTATGTTTTCCAATATGAATTAAGACTAGTTCACCTCCAATCAAATTTCTGAACAATCACCAGGGGGAAAATCCATTATTTGACCTTGTTGTAGTTGATGTTTTATTCATTGTGACATTTACTATGCTACCACATATCAAGTACCTCTGTACTGTAGTTGATATACAAAGATATGAAAATATTCACACATGCACCAATCAGTGAAAAGCTCCTACATTCAGtcaaaatcaattaaattaaggCAATTATGTTTGGTAGCagaagtatttaaatatttatacctGCCTTTACTTTGAGTTTACAATTTATCCACACATAACAGCTAGAAATGCAAAGAGCTGTACAAAATCCCCAAGCCTCCACTTTCATACATCAGCTATGAGTTGGTAAGCATCACAAAATAAGCTGAATAAGATAACAATCAATTTAATAAGAGAACTAGCATTCAAACTCTTGTCAAGCTAGCTGACTGCTCATGTTTTCACATTAACACTTGTCTGAATGAGCTACTGAAGGTATTCATGTGCATTCGGTACAAGTTAAAGACAGCACTATTATCTAGACTAGACTACATGTGACCTACTTATACAAACCGTGCCAGAGTAGAGTAGGGTACAGTGACACATTGTTGTGAACATAATAGGAGGTTCTCAAAATAGGAATGGGCATGATGGTTGGTAGTTCAATACCaaagctaaattaacaaaaaatatttgtgaCAACATTGCTTACCAcaaaaaaggtaacactttagattagagaacactattcactattttcacaatattttcacaatattactagcAACTGACTATTTATTAGTACTGATAAAGTGCATATTAGAATcataatcagaatgagctttattgcagagtttgtttacacatacgaggaatatgttttcatgacagaagcttccacagagcaacagaatgacaaaaacagataataaaaatataaaaatagaacaagtaaatagggaataaaaatatacagattgacaattgtatgtacaggtatattacaTGCAAATTCGAAATGTAAACTAAGTATTTGTGTTAGATAAGTATATATGAGTATAaaaagtgttgtgtgttccacAATTATTGTTGTCTGGTGCAGTTGTTAAGATTGCACcggacagccagctctttaacctcctgtctgtaagcagatttGTCAcagtcctgaatgaggccgataagtgtggtgtcatctgcaaactttaggagcatgacagaggggtcctttgaAGTGGAGTCGTTCATGTAgggggagaagagcagaggggagaggacacatccctgaggggcgccagtacTGATGGTGTGAGTGCTGGATGAGAATTTCCCCAGCTttactagctgctgcctgtctgtcaggaagctggtgatccactgacagatggaggtgggcaaaGAGAGCTGAGTTgttttgggcaggaggaggtttgggatgatagtGTTAAaagccgagctgaagtccacaaacaggatcctcacataagtccctgtactgtctagatgttgcagaacataatgcagtcccatactgactgcatcatccacagaacTGTTTattctgtaggcaaactgaaggtCAGCACAGGTTTCAAAGACAGGCTGGTGTAATATAATGGTGCTTTCTTTCTCTTCTGCTTccagaagacctggcgcacatcatctttgCTGATCTGAAGTGCAGGTGTGGGGGAAAGGGGTTTCAGGAAGTGTTAATGGTTGTGTGGAGAGGTGTCCAGAACAGGTGCGGGATGTTTTTTCAGAACTTCAATAAAACTCATTTAGATTGTCTGCAagttgttgattctccacagtgctgggggatggtgtcttgtagttagtGATGTCTTTCAGAGATTTCCACAGATGTTGAGTCACTGGAAGATAATTTAATCCTTAGATTTTCTGAATAATTTCTTTTTGTCACTCTGATCTCCTTTTCAAGTGTGTATTTGGCCTGTTTATACAAGCCTCTGTCCCCCTtcctgtaagcatcttctttggcctgacagaggctgatttatgatgttacagtctctgtccAGATCATttgcagcagcttcaaaaacactccaatcagtgaggttgAAACAGGCTCGTAAAACCCGCTCTGTTTCATAAGTCTATCTGTTTACAGTCCTTattacaggtttagcagatttcagtttctgcctgtaggttgGTTTAAGAAACCAaaccaaacagtgatcagagAGCCCTAAAGCTGTCCATGGGAAATGCTTACAGGAAGGGGGACAGAGGCTTGTATAAACAGGCCAAATACACACTTGAAAAGGAGATCAGAGTGACAAAAAGAAATTATTCTGAAAAGCTCTGATacgcatcctttattgtggtgtaacagtgatccaatatattactctctagtgggacatgtaacatgctgtctgcaTGTTGGCAGCTCACGGgagagatttgctttattaaaatctcagagaatgattaaaacagagtccgggtgttgttgctgtctttgtgatctgatcagcgagtttctgtaaagccatGCTCAGGTGCGCTTGTGGTGGTGTGAAGACACTTACGAGAATGAACGAGCAAAACACCCGTGGTGAGTAGAAAAGCTTACAGTTAATGAAGAGCACTTCTAGAATACGAATTCTAGAATTTTGCATAAACGTTCTAGATTCCTTAActctacccaatacctaaacataaCTACTACAAACAACTAAATGTCTTTCAATAAGCACCAAATTACGAGTTTAGTGAGGGGaaactcttagttaatagtgaatactttataataatctttttttttcttgcattttaaGCATTACTTTGCAATGGCAACAAcaattttaatttagaattttacaCAGAAAAGGTTAATACATGATTTTTCACACTACCACACCACTCATACACTCATACAGCACTTGAGATGACCTAGAATGAAGAGCAGTGTCTCTAAACCAATAAGGAGAGGGGAGAGGTGAGATAAACATGCAGCAGCATACGGCCTACTGATACATGAGTCACTGCTGCAAACGTGACGTCTGTTTCCATTCATGACAGTATATGGCATGTTGTTAGAGATATCACGTCAGAAACAAGTCACGGTGCTCGTGTTCCTGTGAGgtgtgatcaaaagtgacagcgcGCATAGCGTACTCATCAGAAGGCAGCAGTAATTGGTGTAGACGTGAGAAGGTGCTGGAATGCCACAGGAAATGAAATGACAGTGAGCTCCCCTCTctgtggttttcaaacctgtcctggaggcaccctgccctgcacattttgcatgtctccctcacctaacacacctgattcaaatcatcagctcattagtagagactgcaagacctgatttgagTGT includes the following:
- the LOC127957854 gene encoding amyloid-beta A4 precursor protein-binding family A member 1 isoform X2, coding for MSHQEALHGQELREAAEADLERRGPEGQQPPSSHRRHHDNGDGSSRSGRPRNHHSYHGTENNHYQSHQQGAPRYRRYEGSNGGTNRTRAARRTAEEGDTQQQPVQQPIPRPAVTRYRRQGDNEARIRAQQQRQRQRERQQRDAERAEQHKLEHQQPLGSPTQAMPPSREPEEAEEDEGDGGSALARSASTESGFHNHTDRAEGDAVMVTEAEPEDESTYGIPLRPESEEYTESAESEQQHGGPAYLQPQYPPQPPPLPREPLPNAERPHDAETLNPNYSNYVYTQPIYRSPTGAEESREGGATEDEAYSEPYAEYTLQEHVYEEITDAPSTKAEGQTPQQCRAEFRLFDRDLYQQQEAVGSRLHHYDERSDGESDSPEKEAEFAPYPRADSCEQDEDIDQIVAEVKESLSSQSLERVAMGLDKDGNEKEEWPESESHGQMDEIKPNEPMGDEQPPRSPSEEPTPIIKSSREKRDAISLAIKDIKEAIEEVKTRTVRSPYTPDEPKEPIWVMRQDLSPTAESDLQPSLGADSPGSGSTSPQGAESSSRHLPSHEGSDSFESPSPASKESRRSLASFPTYVEVPGPCDPEDLIDGIIFAANYLGSTQLLSDKTPSKNVRMMQAQEAVSRIKAPEGEAQPMTEVDLFISTQRIKVLNADSQDTMMDHPLRTISYIADIGNIVVLMARRRMPRSDSQENMEASDPAQDEKRQYKMICHVFESEDAQLIAQSIGQAFSVAYQEFLRANGINPEDLSQKEYSDLLNTQDMYNDDLIHFSKSENCKDVYIEKQKGEILGLVIVESGWGSILPTVIIANMMHGGPAEKSGRLNIGDQIMSINGTSLVGLPLSTCQSIIKGLKNQSRIKLNIVRCPPVTTVLIRRPDLRYQLGFSVQNGIICSLMRGGIAERGGVRVGHRIIEINSQSVVATPHEKIVHILSNAVGEIHMKTMPAAMYRLLTAQEQPVYI
- the LOC127957854 gene encoding amyloid-beta A4 precursor protein-binding family A member 1 isoform X1, whose translation is MSHQEALHGQELREAAEADLERRGPEGQQPPSSHRRHHDNGDGSSRSGRPRNHHSYHGTENNHYQSHQQGAPRYRRYEGSNGGTNRTRAARRTAEEGDTQQQPVQQPIPRPAVTRYRRQGDNEARIRAQQQRQRQRERQQRDAERAEQHKLEHQQPLGSPTQAMPPSREPEEAEEDEGDGGSALARSASTESGFHNHTDRAEGDAVMVTEAEPEDESTYGIPLRPESEEYTESAESEQQHGGPAYLQPQYPPQPPPLPREPLPNAERPHDAETLNPNYSNYVYTQPIYRSPTGAEESREGGATEDEAYSEPYAEYTLQEHVYEEITDAPSTKAEGQTPQQCRAEFRLFDRDLYQQQEAVGSRLHHYDERSDGESDSPEKEAEFAPYPRADSCEQDEDIDQIVAEVKESLSSQSLERVAMGLDKDGNEKEEWPESESHGQMDEIKPNEPMGDEQPPRSPSEEPTPIIKSSREKRDAISLAIKDIKEAIEEVKTRTVRSPYTPDEPKEPIWVMRQDLSPTAESDLQPSLGADSPGSGSTSPQGAESSSRHLPSHEGSDSFESPSPASKESRRSLASFPTYVEVPGPCDPEDLIDGIIFAANYLGSTQLLSDKTPSKNVRMMQAQEAVSRIKTAQKLAKNRKKAPEGEAQPMTEVDLFISTQRIKVLNADSQDTMMDHPLRTISYIADIGNIVVLMARRRMPRSDSQENMEASDPAQDEKRQYKMICHVFESEDAQLIAQSIGQAFSVAYQEFLRANGINPEDLSQKEYSDLLNTQDMYNDDLIHFSKSENCKDVYIEKQKGEILGLVIVESGWGSILPTVIIANMMHGGPAEKSGRLNIGDQIMSINGTSLVGLPLSTCQSIIKGLKNQSRIKLNIVRCPPVTTVLIRRPDLRYQLGFSVQNGIICSLMRGGIAERGGVRVGHRIIEINSQSVVATPHEKIVHILSNAVGEIHMKTMPAAMYRLLTAQEQPVYI